A portion of the candidate division KSB1 bacterium genome contains these proteins:
- a CDS encoding T9SS type A sorting domain-containing protein: MKKSAGFLVLIGLVFGVAVYFSMDSSKKKVAQKTLLSISKSSIGSEEDPEARARFEWQRLRDPQTDQIPRNIRAKELEFAKSLPTRKAFDFIKNGQNRVLFKNQAWTLRGPFNVGGRTRALAADVTNENILLAAGVSGGIWKSTNGGNSWTKTTQPDQLHLITSIAQDTRSGKTSTWYASTGEFNPGGHFGTPFRGDVFFKSTDGGNTWTNMPSTQVRETPESFDSGFDYTYKIITDPTISGSDVVYAATFGGIYRSTNGATSWALVLGVFSNDAPQYTDITIASNGVLYATLSEASNSGNPAPKGLYRSTNGTAWTEITPTSWPSTYRRIVIGIAPSNENVVYFAGETPGSGLNDHSFWKYTYVSGDGSGAGGTWADRSANLPAEGGKVGNFDTQRSYDLLLAVHPNNENTVFLGGTNLYRSTDGFASGTNTKWVGGYSPVNDFSRYENHHPDQHSLIFSQSNPNGMYSGHDGGLSKTTNNMADPIAWTPLNNGYFTTQFYSVAIDPTSGSNKIMGGTQDNGTHFTNSTSSSTPWVVLTGGDGSFCAFQNSNSVLVSIQFGEVFRATINNSGGLTALAQVDPVGGAGGVREDYLFINPFILDPNNPNIMYQAGGDRIWRNSDLSAIPLDGTQEPTSINWTELTNTALTGQTITALGISKSSANRLYYGTGDGLVFRLDNANNGNPTPTDIWTGKNLPADSYINCITVNPDNADEALLVFSNYKVVSIFQTDNGGNSWTPASGNLEENPDGSGNGPAVLWVDALNGSGSSIFFAATSTGLYSTTTLNGSSTVWTQEGASTIGKVIVDMVKTRALDGLVVAATHGNGVYSNTFATSVEEGDSSLPEEFDLHQNYPNPFNPSTTISFSLVRDSQTSIKVFNIQGKQIATLLNEHRKSGSHTITWDGKDQNGREVASGIYYYRLETPFNVATQKMTLLR; encoded by the coding sequence ATGAAAAAAAGTGCCGGGTTTTTAGTTTTAATCGGTCTCGTTTTTGGTGTGGCTGTTTATTTTTCAATGGATTCATCTAAGAAAAAAGTAGCGCAAAAAACTTTGTTATCGATATCGAAGTCCTCAATTGGAAGCGAAGAGGATCCTGAGGCCCGCGCCAGATTCGAGTGGCAAAGGTTGCGTGATCCCCAGACCGATCAAATCCCAAGAAATATTCGTGCAAAAGAATTAGAGTTTGCTAAATCGCTGCCGACGAGGAAAGCCTTTGATTTCATAAAAAATGGTCAGAATCGAGTCCTGTTTAAAAATCAGGCCTGGACCCTTCGTGGCCCATTTAATGTTGGCGGCCGCACGCGGGCCCTGGCCGCTGATGTGACAAATGAAAATATTCTCCTGGCAGCAGGCGTATCCGGAGGAATCTGGAAATCAACAAATGGCGGTAATAGCTGGACAAAAACCACCCAACCAGATCAACTCCACCTTATCACTTCAATAGCTCAGGACACGCGCAGCGGCAAAACTTCAACCTGGTATGCAAGTACAGGTGAATTCAATCCCGGTGGTCATTTTGGCACTCCCTTTCGGGGAGATGTATTTTTTAAGTCAACCGACGGAGGAAACACCTGGACGAACATGCCTTCAACCCAGGTTAGGGAAACTCCGGAATCTTTTGATAGTGGTTTTGATTATACTTATAAGATCATAACTGACCCCACAATTTCAGGTAGTGATGTTGTTTACGCGGCAACTTTCGGCGGGATTTATCGCTCGACCAATGGGGCTACATCTTGGGCGCTGGTTTTAGGGGTGTTCTCAAACGATGCACCTCAATATACAGATATTACAATTGCATCAAATGGGGTTCTTTATGCTACATTAAGTGAAGCGTCTAATTCTGGCAATCCGGCACCTAAAGGACTCTACCGGTCAACGAATGGCACTGCCTGGACTGAAATTACTCCAACTAGTTGGCCCTCAACTTACCGGCGAATTGTAATTGGCATCGCACCCTCTAACGAAAATGTGGTTTACTTTGCCGGCGAAACTCCGGGCAGCGGGTTAAATGATCATAGTTTCTGGAAATATACTTACGTTTCCGGAGACGGCTCCGGTGCAGGCGGTACCTGGGCAGACCGTTCAGCGAATCTTCCGGCCGAAGGAGGGAAGGTAGGAAATTTTGATACTCAGCGCTCTTATGATTTACTCCTCGCGGTTCATCCAAATAATGAAAACACGGTTTTCCTTGGCGGAACCAATTTGTATCGATCTACGGACGGCTTCGCCTCTGGCACAAATACAAAATGGGTCGGTGGGTACTCTCCGGTAAATGATTTTTCACGATATGAAAACCACCACCCGGACCAGCACAGCCTTATATTTTCGCAAAGCAATCCAAACGGCATGTATTCAGGCCATGACGGCGGGTTAAGCAAGACCACCAATAACATGGCTGATCCAATCGCCTGGACGCCACTCAATAACGGCTACTTTACGACTCAATTTTATAGTGTTGCTATCGATCCGACCAGCGGCAGTAACAAAATTATGGGTGGCACCCAGGATAATGGTACCCATTTCACCAACAGCACATCCTCCAGCACTCCCTGGGTTGTGCTAACCGGAGGCGACGGTTCATTTTGTGCCTTTCAAAATAGCAACTCGGTTCTGGTATCAATTCAATTCGGAGAAGTTTTTCGAGCCACCATAAATAATAGCGGTGGTCTGACAGCACTCGCCCAGGTTGATCCTGTAGGTGGAGCCGGTGGCGTGCGCGAAGATTACCTCTTCATCAATCCATTTATACTCGATCCAAATAATCCAAACATCATGTATCAGGCTGGGGGCGACCGAATCTGGCGCAACAGCGACTTAAGCGCAATTCCTCTTGACGGCACTCAAGAACCCACAAGCATTAATTGGACCGAGCTGACCAATACAGCGCTTACGGGTCAAACCATAACCGCATTGGGCATCTCCAAATCCTCAGCAAACCGCCTTTATTATGGGACTGGGGATGGCCTGGTCTTTCGGCTCGATAACGCCAATAACGGCAACCCAACCCCCACAGACATCTGGACTGGTAAAAATCTGCCCGCGGATTCCTACATAAACTGCATAACCGTAAACCCAGATAACGCCGACGAGGCTTTGCTTGTCTTTTCCAACTACAAAGTTGTTAGCATTTTCCAAACGGATAATGGCGGCAACAGTTGGACGCCGGCGAGCGGCAACCTGGAAGAGAACCCTGACGGTTCCGGCAATGGTCCGGCCGTTCTCTGGGTGGACGCTTTAAATGGCTCCGGGTCAAGTATATTCTTTGCTGCCACAAGCACGGGACTTTATTCAACCACGACCTTAAACGGTTCCTCCACTGTTTGGACACAAGAAGGCGCTTCCACAATCGGCAAAGTCATCGTGGACATGGTGAAAACCAGGGCCTTGGATGGCTTAGTGGTAGCAGCAACACATGGCAACGGGGTCTACAGTAACACATTTGCCACGAGTGTTGAAGAAGGAGATTCTAGTTTACCGGAAGAGTTTGACTTGCACCAAAACTACCCGAATCCGTTTAATCCATCAACGACTATTTCGTTTTCTCTTGTCCGCGACAGCCAGACTTCGATTAAAGTATTTAATATCCAGGGCAAGCAAATTGCTACTTTGCTCAATGAACACAGAAAATCCGGCAGCCACACAATTACCTGGGATGGGAAAGACCAAAACGGTCGCGAAGTCGCCAGTGGCATTTATTACTACCGTTTAGAAACACCGTTTAATGTAGCAACTCAAAAAATGACTCTTCTTAGATAA